In Triticum aestivum cultivar Chinese Spring chromosome 5B, IWGSC CS RefSeq v2.1, whole genome shotgun sequence, the following proteins share a genomic window:
- the LOC123112940 gene encoding uncharacterized protein isoform X2, whose amino-acid sequence MADMRGMAEADERRERWREKRGREGDETPEEREGGGGHFNGLQRGAAPAAEPARPPRRQVATPLTALGSPFKPIQSQRLLPTSPNLAPLLHPSKHARLKAPRSSPATLSRRRRAACLLTNYIALYYFLTNWLLQRLMEGSSDQRSQIVCFKF is encoded by the exons ATGGCTGACATGCGCGGCATGGCCGAAGCCGACGAGagaagagagagatggagagaaaagAGAGGACGGGAAGGAGACGAGACGCCAGAGGAGAGAGAAGGGGGTGGTGGTCACTTCAACGGGCTGCAGCGCGGCGCCGCCCCGGCCGCTGAGCCTGCCCGACCGCCCCGTCGCCAAGTCGCCACCCCACTGACTGCCCTGGGCTCGCCCTTTAAACCAATTCAGAGCCAGCGATTGTTGCCCACATCGCCGAACCTGGCTCCCCTTCTCCACCCCAGCAAGCACGCGCGCTTGAAGGCGCCCAGGAGCTCGCCGGCAACACTCAGCAGACGCAGGAGAGCTGCGTGCCTG TTAACAAATTATATTGCCCTGTACTACTTTTTAACAAATTGGCTCCTACAAAGACTAATGGAAGGATCATCAGACCAACGTAGTCAAATTGTCTGCTTCAAATTTTAG
- the LOC123112940 gene encoding uncharacterized protein isoform X1 produces MADMRGMAEADERRERWREKRGREGDETPEEREGGGGHFNGLQRGAAPAAEPARPPRRQVATPLTALGSPFKPIQSQRLLPTSPNLAPLLHPSKHARLKAPRSSPATLSRRRRAACLVRVNVWTRGIGGLSKLTNYIALYYFLTNWLLQRLMEGSSDQRSQIVCFKF; encoded by the exons ATGGCTGACATGCGCGGCATGGCCGAAGCCGACGAGagaagagagagatggagagaaaagAGAGGACGGGAAGGAGACGAGACGCCAGAGGAGAGAGAAGGGGGTGGTGGTCACTTCAACGGGCTGCAGCGCGGCGCCGCCCCGGCCGCTGAGCCTGCCCGACCGCCCCGTCGCCAAGTCGCCACCCCACTGACTGCCCTGGGCTCGCCCTTTAAACCAATTCAGAGCCAGCGATTGTTGCCCACATCGCCGAACCTGGCTCCCCTTCTCCACCCCAGCAAGCACGCGCGCTTGAAGGCGCCCAGGAGCTCGCCGGCAACACTCAGCAGACGCAGGAGAGCTGCGTGCCTGGTGCGTGTGAATGTGTGGACGCGAGGCATTGGAGGCCTCAGCAAG TTAACAAATTATATTGCCCTGTACTACTTTTTAACAAATTGGCTCCTACAAAGACTAATGGAAGGATCATCAGACCAACGTAGTCAAATTGTCTGCTTCAAATTTTAG